A stretch of the Bartonella henselae str. Houston-1 genome encodes the following:
- the mutT gene encoding 8-oxo-dGTP diphosphatase MutT: MPIKSSLLIVVACALLDQDNRVLLTQRPEGKSLAGLWEFPGGKVEQGETPEASLIRELEEELGVHVQADNLFPLTFASHGYETFHLLMPLYFCSHYKGVAQGREGQNLKWIFINDLDKYPMPEADKPLVQVLKNFFI, from the coding sequence ATGCCTATAAAAAGTTCACTTCTTATTGTTGTTGCATGCGCATTATTAGATCAAGATAATCGTGTTTTGTTGACACAACGTCCTGAAGGAAAATCACTGGCTGGTTTGTGGGAGTTTCCTGGTGGAAAGGTTGAGCAAGGTGAAACTCCGGAAGCATCGTTAATTCGTGAACTAGAAGAAGAACTTGGTGTTCACGTTCAGGCAGATAATTTATTCCCCTTAACATTTGCGAGCCATGGCTACGAAACATTTCATCTTTTAATGCCATTGTATTTTTGCTCCCATTATAAGGGGGTTGCACAAGGACGAGAAGGACAAAATTTAAAATGGATTTTTATTAACGATCTTGATAAATATCCTATGCCTGAAGCTGATAAGCCATTAGTTCAGGTATTAAAAAATTTCTTTATTTAA